Genomic segment of Plasmodium cynomolgi strain B DNA, scaffold: 0074, whole genome shotgun sequence:
ACTTAAGCTCTTGTTAGTTATATATTGCATTACAACCATGATATGCTATAATATACTCCCAACTACTTTTGCGAACGAGAAATGCAAtgaacgaacaaaaaaaaaataagaaacaCAATAActgaaacaataaaaaaaaaaaaatcctgaAATATAACACCTAAACCCAGAACACTAATCCCAAAAACataaccctgaaccctaaaccgcTGAAATATAAACGTAAATCTGATATTTAAAACCTAAATCCAAAAACCTGAACATCATAACTGAACCCTAAAAACATAATCCTGAAATCcaaacctgaaccctaaaccctacctttttataatatatataactattAATGTAAATTTAACAATTTCTTTATCAAAATGCCAGGAGATAACGAAATATATAAGCTTAATTACTTTTAAAGgagtacatatttatgttacaataaatattcatttgtCTATAAAATCTTAtaacataattattatttaaatataaaaatttaagtaaaattaaaggaatGTATGcctacatataaattttatttattttacttattctTAGAATGATGAATTGAATCTATCTAAATTGAACTCACTTTATCAAGCCTATTTTGAGGATGCATgtaataatgaaatatatttcatttcttATTGTTCCCCAGATAAAAATTTGGTCACACTACCTTATCATCTTATGGAACTTtatagaaaatttgaaaggaatttaaaattaatatggGATGGTGAACAAAAAGTTTTTGATGATTGGGAAACAGATAAAAATACTTTGTTTTACTTGAaatattggttatatgatcAATTAATAAGTAATCAAGTAACAGATGATCACATTTCAGAATTTTTCAAGCTCTGGAATGAtcagaaagaaaaaaatgtcctaGATGTGAATGCGAATTTAACTTTACAGTATTTTCCGAAGTGAAGCAGttaaagaaattttatgatgttttcctttttgggattcatataatgaaaaaatgaataatgtaATATCTAACAAGGAATATTGTAATTATATTGATGTTTCCATGAAAGAATATAATTTACATCAGAAGAACTgtgaaatagaaaataattcatcAATTTGtaatgaaattattaaatacataattccacatttaaaaatacgtGACGATTTCATTATTAAGTGCGATACTGAAGAAGCATCTGATACCAATACCCATAATGgtatttaattatatgatCATAACGTTCAGAAGCTAATTCAGTGTATTAATTACCTATTATATCATATGTAACCGTAAATAATAtcatttatatgtttttcttccataCTTTTCAAATTATCATGCAGATCAGGATTTACAGCATAGTCCTGAACAAAATCCAGAGAGTGTTACTGATTTATTAGTTCCTGATTCTTCAAATGATGGAAAGTCAACTAGAGCTATAATTTCAGCTTCGTTTGCTGGAACAGTTGGCTTTTTATTCCTGCTATATAAGGTAATAgaagaaatattaataaatataaaaattatagagtgttttttcaaaatgggtaCTACCCTaggtttttttaattacagttcttatttttcaaatgtgttatttttttttaaatatcagTTTACACCATTGAGGTCTATGTTAGATCCTGTAAtcagaaaaacaaaaaagaatttaatgaatTCAGTTCAAGGAAGTAATGAATTAAAATCACAGGATAATGATTTTTATCCAACAGATATGGATTTAAACAGATATAATATTGCATACCAATCcagataaattaattaatgcaaaaatgtttttccatttttatatgaaaaatagaatatatagaatgcaaaataaattgttattttataagTGTATTTGTCATGCTTTCATTTTACTCAATTTATAAATcggaatatttttaaattaaaatatagttTGTTTAGCATATCATCCTaagtatttataataattcatttaaaaatttaacaaatatcagaaaaaaaattataaatataagaacATGTTTTAGTTAATCAACAACTTATGAATGcataaattatttctaaagtaaaaaaaaaatacatacaaatatatgttttagtCGTATTTCcattattcatatatattatatctGGTAGTACGAAATAAATTctttaaacatatatatattattttaaatgaaattcatttttaaa
This window contains:
- a CDS encoding hypothetical protein (putative), giving the protein MNNVISNKEYCNYIDVSMKEYNLHQKNCEIENNSSICNEIIKYIIPHLKIRDDFIIKCDTEEASDTNTHNDQDLQHSPEQNPESVTDLLVPDSSNDGKSTRAIISASFAGTVGFLFLLYKVIEEILINIKIIECFFKMGTTLGFFNYSSYFSNVLFFFKYQFTPLRSMLDPVIRKTKKNLMNSVQGSNELKSQDNDFYPTDMDLNRYNIAYQSR